One Setaria viridis chromosome 5, Setaria_viridis_v4.0, whole genome shotgun sequence genomic region harbors:
- the LOC117854667 gene encoding LOW QUALITY PROTEIN: putative AC transposase (The sequence of the model RefSeq protein was modified relative to this genomic sequence to represent the inferred CDS: inserted 3 bases in 2 codons; deleted 1 base in 1 codon; substituted 3 bases at 3 genomic stop codons): protein MSRSTSGLCLSSATLASSPTTAIDDGVSLPSGGGTSSGSGVGAAVVGGSGSGSGGNGAAGGGNCGAGVGGNCGAAGGGNVGQQGLQGTYTTNAIIIEGDEPAPVEDDQHCGKRQKRCTSDVWQYFTKKRVVIEDNGKTYVQVWAHCKWLKCKHKGRCESNYGTTGFWTHPRMTHSIVKGQQQLKVEKDEKKDITFVVPYRYDEDASLRKFYLAIVMHEYPFNISEHEYFVEFIKSLRSTFLIRSRVTIRKEIMNMFLAEKXRLYEYFKFVSCRFSATMDMWTSNQNKSYMCVTVHWIDDNWSIQKRIVNFVHVEGRHTGTKLSEIFTELMVKWYINKRMFALTLDNASTNEVAVKDIISNLKANARATSLICDEIFFHVRCACHILNLVARDGLSVITPTIENIRQLVLAVKGSPLQWEELMKRATXCGLDTNKDLSLDVSTRWNSTYLMLRDALYYKDAFMRLKSSDRCRYEKITPSLSEWVMAFKLFQCLKKFFDLTELLSSTLYPTANLFYRGFCEINILLYEWSVCQDTTISAMASSMSRKFEKYWKKSSTTLVVTCFLDSRYKKRLMEFYIRKFHGTSSXVYVDELVDVIKKLYQFYATAEPSSSRSKGGSNDAKDIDTAGLLVDNGDDELENFLYESSGHDANDMNDLEKYMEDPPLKFSGQFDILAWWKNQTDEYHVLSKIARXLAIQVSIVASESAFSAGGRAVDPFRSRLDPEMVEALTCMKDXVATERRG, encoded by the exons ATGTCAAGGTCAACAAGTGGTTTGTGTCTGTCTAGTGCAACTCTTGCATCTAGTCCAACAACAGCAATTGATGATGGGGTTTCTTTGCCAAGTGGAGGTGGCACTAGTAGTGGCAGTGGTGTTGGTGCAGCTGTTGTAGGCGGCAGTGGTAGTGGCAGTGGTGGAAatggtgctgctggtggtggaaaTTGTGGTGCTGGTGTTGGTGGAAATTgtggtgctgctggtggtggaaaTGTTGGACAGCAAGGTCTGCAAGGAACATATACAACAAATGCCATCATTATTGAGGGTGATGAGCCTGCACCTGTTGAAGATGATCAGCATTGTGGGAAGAGGCAAAAGAGGTGCACATCTGATGTATGGCAGTACTTTACCAAGAAGAGGGTGGTCATTGAGGATAATGGGAAGACATATGTTCAGGTCTGGGCTCATTGCAAGTGGCTAAAATGCAAGCACAAGGGTAGATGTGAGAGTAATTATGGAACAACTGGATTTTGGACCCATCCAAGGATGACACATAGTATAGTGAAGGGCCAGCAGCAGCTCAAAGTGGAAAAAGATGAGAAGAAAGACATCACTTTTGTGGTACCATACAGGTATGATGAAGATGCTAGCTTGAGAAAGTTTTACCTGGCAATAGTCATGCATGAGTACCCATTTAATATATCTGAGCATGAGTATTTTGTTGAATTCATCAAATCTCTGCGTTCTACCTTTCTAATCAGATCTCGGGTTACCATTAGGAAGGAAATTATGAACATGTTCTTAGCTGAAAAGTAGAGATTGTATGAGTACTTCAAATTTGTATCTTGCCGGTTTAGTGCCACCATGGACATGTGGACTTCAAATCAGAACAAGTCATACATGTGTGTCACTGTGCATTGGATAGATGACAATTGGTCTATCCAGAAAAGGATTGTTAACTTTGTGCATGTAGAGGGCCGTCATACCGGTACAAAGCTGTCAGAGATATTTACTGAACTTATGGTTAAGTGGTATATTAACAAGAGAATGTTTGCTCTGACCTTGGACAATGCATCAACAAATGAAGTAGCAGTCAAAGACATCATCTCTAATCTGAAGGCCAATGCTCGTGCAACATCTTTGATATGTGATGAAATATTCTTCCATGTGAGGTGTGCTTGTCACATACTGAACCTTGTTGCTAGAGATGGTTTGAGTGTAATCACACCCACAATTGAGAATATTAGACAACTAGTTCTTGCTGTCAAAGGATCTCCATTGCAATGGGAGGAGCTCATGAAGCGTGCAAC GTGTGGATTGGATACAAACAAGGACCTTTCACTAGATGTGTCAACCAGATGGAATTCCACGTATTTGATGCTTCGAGATGCTTTGTACTACAAAGATGCATTCATGAGGCTCAAATCGTCAGATCGCTGTAGATATGAAAAAATCACTCCTTCTCTTAGTGAATGGGTCATGGCATTTAAATTGTTCCAATGCTTGAAGAAATTCTTTGATCTTACTGAACTGTTGTCTAGTACTTTATATCCCACTGCAAATCTGTTCTATAGAGGGTTTTGTGAGATAAATATTTTACTATATGAATGGTCAGTTTGTCAAGATACCACTATTAGTGCAATGGCAAGTTCTATGAGTAGGAAGTTTGAAAAATATTGGAAGAAATCATCCACTACACTTGTTGTTACCTGCTTTCTAGATTCTAGATATAAGAAAAGACTGATGGAGTTCTACATCAGAAAATTTCATGGTACCTCATCTTAAGTTTATGTTGATGAACTTGTTGATGTCATCAAGAAACTCTACCAGTTTTATGCTACCGCTGAACCTTCATCTTCGAGGTCTAAAGGTGGCTCAAATGATGCTAAGGATATAGATACAGCTGGCCTGTTAGTGGACAATGGAGACGATGAACTAGAGAACTTCTTATATGAGTCTAGTGGGCATGATGCTAATGATATGAATGACTTGGAAAAGTATATGGAAGATCCACCTTTGAAGTTTAGTGGTCAGTTTGATATCTTGGCATGGTGGAAGAATCAGACCGATGAGTATCATGTTCTTTCAAAAATAGCTC TGCTAGCTATACAAGTCTCAATCGTCGCTTCTGAATCTGCT TTTAGCGCTGGTGGACGTGCTGTTGATCCTTTCCGTAGCCGTCTTGATCCTGAAATGGTTGAAGCTTTGACATGCATGAAAGATTAGGTTGCTACAGAAAGAAGAGGTTAG
- the LOC117854666 gene encoding uncharacterized protein: protein MGNNNVIGQQVSEETANRVDKTIEHSSDSPGLNSTNSETNNEKDGTEDVNLSKSTKDPIIINAEDKQVASYQNISSDKMEGLDEKNRGSIQDNTSTQDDQSSNSPKDDEPLRKEAIETTIFSTEIIALVSTTIEDVTRNKDSSVSSEEIKQLLHGTRDASEANIESSYKSLLQENIEGSLEDQEETSSHENAPMDGNLTGEDTTENLEQGYIEVPTVEVAMQGETTSSTESIVSTYLDADDSEIKEVVIEDKPGQRDSPPDVQPLDGINIEASTNDNIQTQISHDKEEISAISKIAAVKLMIESDQALEDDKLIHGLGNQDEDSTEWTSCDNLYNGEVVAKCQSSLRNPTAISDQELGNEQNERIVASRQISASVTSKVEHTDIKTIYKEEEIVERTVAVWNFDDNFAAEKEPEVYDDDLISIAEVNGKDFTGLHSSSLNRHLIMNEVKVQREVNGVNGTVEFNKETVKENLEEDDKVNTAEGLGLHADAHVVAKEEGDPSNLLMTLPSTPLQLLEDIDKEVYITRDTQETTTSTQGDQSQLILLEEYEVVKLENGEISSKCMQLAAKNSNVGIISIDGVNHEKVGTSTRASEFTFEANQKEVTASTAATGFTAECNQAKVTSSVDIATEEQHPLQTSTPGREAGEETPLLQAVQSIGFFSSTIQHIQVDVEIPMTDIAVMQFKAEAEEESEKSPLLSPRETSGDFRIPNHSARNKKPFQSLLTEGEVGMWSPLKETEPNPKSNIMISSPRNEEKKKPRSSLFTSCMCCATTTS from the exons ATGGGAAACAACAACGTCATTGGACAACAAG TATCAGAAGAGACCGCTAACAGAGTCGACAAAACCATTGAGCATTCAAGTGATTCACCCGGGCTCAACAGCACGAACAGTGAAACAA ATAATGAGAAGGATGGCACTGAGGATGTCAATTTGTCAAAGTCCACAAAGGACCCCATCATTATCAATGCTGAAGATAAGCAGGTGGCCTCGTATCAAAATATTTCATCAGATAAGATGGAAGGCTTAGATGAGAAAAACAGGGGCTCAATTCAGGATAACACATCAACACAAGATGATCAGAGTAGCAACTCACCAAAAG ATGATGAACCATTGAGGAAAGAAGCAATTGAAACAACCATATTTTCAACCGAAATAATTGCTCTTGTTAGCACCACAATTGAAGATGTAACAAGAAACAAGGACAGTTCAGTCTCTAGTGAAGAAATCAAACAACTTTTGCATGGGACTAGAGATGCAAGTGAAGCAAATATTGAAAGCAGCTATAAATCATTATTACAGGAAAATATAGAAGGTTCACTAGAAGATCAGGAAGAAACTAGCAGCCATGAAAATGCCCCCATGGATGGTAATCTAACTGGTGAAGATACAACTGAAAACTTAGAACAAGGATACATTGAGGTGCCAACGGTAGAGGTGGCAATGCAAGGAGAAACTACATCATCAACAGAATCAATTGTCAGCACTTATCTTGATGCTGATGACTCTGAGATCAAGGAAGTTGTAATAGAAGATAAGCCTGGACAAAGAGACAGTCCACCAGATGTGCAGCCATTAGATGGCATAAACATAGAGGCATCCACGAATGACAACATACAAACACAAATATCACATGACAAGGAAGAAATCAGTGCAATCAGCAAAATTGCAGCAGTGAAGCTTATGATTGAAAGTGATCAGGCACTTGAGGATGATAAGCTTATCCATGGATTGGGAAATCAGGATGAAGATAGTACAGAATGGACATCATGTGATAATCTCTATAATGGTGAAGTTGTTGCAAAGTGTCAGTCATCTTTAAGAAATCCAACTGCAATAAGTGACCAAGAACTGGGAAATGAGCAAAATGAGAGGATAGTTGCTTCAAGACAGATTTCAGCTTCTGTTACTTCAAAAGTGGAGCATACTGACATAAAAACAATAtacaaggaagaagaaattgtTGAGAGAACTGTCGCTGTTTGGAATTTTGATGATAATTTTGCAGCAGAGAAGGAACCTGAAGTATATGATGATGACTTAATCAGTATTGCTGAGGTCAACGGAAAGGATTTTACAGGCTTGCATTCATCTTCATTGAATCGTCATCTTATTATGAATGAAGTGAAGGTACAAAGAGAAGTCAATGGAGTAAATGGAACAGTAGAGTTCAATAAAGAGACAGTAAAGGAAAATTTAGAAGAAGATGATAAGGTAAATACTGCAGAAGGATTAGGTCTCCATGCTGATGCCCATGTAGTGGCAAAGGAGGAAGGAGACCCATCCAACTTACTGATGACATTGCCGTCAACTCCTCTTCAATTACTAGAAGATATTGACAAAGAGGTGTACATAACTAGAGATACACAAGAAACTACGACCAGCACACAAGGTGACCAGTCTCAACTGATACTGCTTGAAGAATATGAAGTTGTGAAACTTGAGAATGGTGAAATTTCAAGCAAATGTATGCAGTTGGCGGCAAAAAATTCGAATGTAGGCATAATCTCTATTGATGGTGTCAACCATGAGAAAGTAGGCACAAGCACTAGAGCCTCAGAATTTACCTTTGAAGCCAACCAGAAGGAAGTCACAGCAAGCACTGCAGCTACAGGCTTTACTGCTGAATGCAATCAGGCAAAAGTCACATCAAGTGTTGATATTGCTACCGAGGAACAGCATCCTCTTCAGACATCAACTCCAGGGAGAGAAGCTGGTGAAGAGACTCCATTACTTCAGGCAGTGCAAAGTATAGGTTTTTTCAGTTCTACTATACAGCATATCCAAGTAGATGTGGAAATTCCCATGACTGACATTGCTGTGATGCAATTTAAAGCTGAAGCTGAGGAAGAATCTGAGAAGAGCCCACTGTTAAGCCCCAGGGAAACATCAGGAGACTTCAGAATACCAAATCATTCTGCAAGAAACAAGAAACCATTTCAGAGCTTACTGACAGAAGGAGAAGTTGGTATGTGGTCTCCATTGAAGGAAACGGAACCAAACCCAAAGAGCAATATCATGATTAGTTCACCAAGAAAcgaagaaaagaagaagccaAGATCCTCTCTTTTTACCAGTTGCATGTGTTGCGCTACTACTACGAGCTAA